The genomic DNA ACTGCAAACACAGCAGTCACTCGTACCTGCTTTGTTATCGACGGGTTAGGATTCCTGTAGTCATCCTGATGGGTAGAACTGTAATCCATTACACCAAAGTCTGGAGGCAATTGAGCTAAATCTGCGCTCTTCATCAGTTTGTTTCTTGCAGGCGtgctagaaaaaatatacaataataaaacatccGAACATTGATACTAGGTATTATTGAGGCAATGTTCGGATAGCAGGTGTTTATATTATCATATCAACTCCCACCGTATGAAAGAGGTTTGTGAATATTCTTTCTAGGGCTTTACATAGGATGAAGATGACATGTGTTCGTGCACGAGAATCGAATGTTCGTAGAACCGAAGACGGAACAAGTGTTCGGAAAAATAGAATTACTATTTAGGATGCAAAAATTGCGCACTTACTCTGTGCATGGATAAGAAGTAAAGTTAACAAGTGGTTTGAAGGAATATATCGGATCGGTTTTGGTGAACACTTGTGCTAACATAAAACGCGTTTCAGTCATATGGACACCCTGATCGTCGTTGCCCCATCGTGTGTAGGTACTGACGTGGTTACTTAGATCATCGCGATAcacataattatcttttttttccgCATGTATAGCATAGTCCCAGTTTTCAACCTTCGTTTTTGGCCCGTATCtgtttttggaaaataatatttgctgTGGCTTTTTCGCCATAGGTCcttgaattttcatttttagtaaTACCGGCCAaggtcttttttaattaattgtataatattttcagtaaaacGTACAAGTAAAAGTTGTTCTACGTCAATTGTCAACAAATTTTTTTATAGGTTGCAAAAGCGTTTGTAAGCCATCAGTAAAAAGTTTATGTTGCACAACACACAACAATATTTACCGTAGAATCAAAACTTccgtataaaataatgtttgttatggTTAGTTGCCTTAACTGCCAAACCGGAGGTCGTTGGTTTGATTCCCACATGGGACAAATTATTTACCTACAAAAAGTCAAATGTTTTTGAGGAgtgtatttattacttaaatagcTGGACCAagtatgataatattattattttctagaaGGTAAAGAAAGGAATGTGTTGTGGAATCACCAGAATGACAGTGTACCTGATCAAAACTTCGGGGGATTAGACAGGTTAGTAGGGGTATGTCTTTTGATTTCGTCCATCTACTCAGTACCTACTTTAGAGGTTCATTTATTCACAGCTCTAGACTATAAAGGAAAATACCTACTCTAACGGACAGACAGATGAACAACGACGTAACCTTATAaggattttctttttcttttgggGTTACGGAACCCCATAATCGGGCGAGTTATTATCGACTGTGCTGGGAGTAGCAGGGTAGCATTACTAAAAAAATTATTCCATAACCGCCTGGAAAAGGATCTGTACCGTGGATTAAGAGAGTGGGTCAATCTTGGGACAAGAGTGTAGCATATACCTAGCTGGCATAACTGTAACGTCTGCAACTTATAATATGTTAACCATTGTCAACTATTATAACGCAGAAAGTATCAAAATTCATTCACATGATCACcaaatgctttttctgagtcaGTGCCTTTGTGCTTTTTGAATGTCTGCTAAATTCTTGttaaaaaggattaaaatactTAGGACTGAGTCTCTGTAAGAAAAGGATCTTAGCAAACCTAGGTACGTGATAATAGGCTGTTTTTCAAGTTCccgtttttcaaaaaaaaataggaaacgCAATGATTACCTTCTATCCAAGTCTTCTCCAGCCACACAGCTAGCGTTAGtgtcaataaaaatacgaaGTAAAATAGATGCCACgctttattaagtaaaatatacgGTTTTATAACAACTTCAACAATAAAGTAAGTATCTACCTACCCTTGGGTTAAGACTAGGAGGCTTTTTCTTAAACGATAGTAGGAGCGAAAGCTTTGTGGAATCATATGATCATGCAACAATCATGGTTGTGAAACCTCctaacttattgaaataaaatgtttgtttctagAATGCGCCGATTTATTTTGCTTCCTTAGCTTCCTTATGCTCCTTGGTCTTCTCCTTCGGTACGTGACCAGGTGTAGCAGGAGCACTATGCGGTACCGATGTCTCATTGCTAGCGAGAAATTTCTCCCTCCATTTTAATTCTTCATCCTTCACGCGAATACTTTCCTCAGCACACGCTACAAAGCCttcaaaaaactcaaaaaacgTTAACTCGATGTTTAGGTTCATGATTTTGTCCGACTCGGAAAGTTGTGGAAAAATTTGTGAAAATATCCGTATAATAGTTTTACTTGACAAGTTTCCAAAGTTAAAAAGTTTCAGGTCCTGATGTTCCTTTTCTTCTAAGATTTCAGGAAGTTCATTGTCGTCTGCAGGAAaagaagttaaattaaatattcagcaaacttaagataattttattaaaatgagcaacaaaatatactttaccGACGGCAAAAGTAAGTTCATCTCCAAAAATATACAGGTTACGGCCAACTGGTGCAGTACCATCCAGTGGTTCGACGAGGTTGGGTGCCGGTCGGCCCACGAAATGCGGCGAGCGACGTACCGCGCGGAGGAAACGGCGCACGGTATGCGGCTCGCCCAGAGCACGGTAAAGCTCGTAAGTAGCCGTCAAAGGTATGTACTGGCCAAACCCATTCACCAAACGCCCTAAAATACATAATGTAAGCTGTATTTCTGCAGCAGTACTTAGCGTTCAATTACTTTCCCCTTACCTTCCTTATTACAGGcagaataaataagtattggTTGAATATAATATCAAGTCAGACTTAATCTATTTGAGTACTTGAATAAACAAACAGTTTGAATTTTATATGATTTCCATCAGCATATGCTGCCGTGCTTTCTACATTCCAATATTTTGGTACATCCTGGTTCTGTTAATTAGAACCAGTTAAGAAttacttaattgaaaaaatgCATAAAGATAGAGTAGGTAACCAacgcaaaaagaaaaaaaatgaaacaaatagtAGGTATTTAATCCCCGAAGCAAAAGGATTATTATGAGtttgaacaatttaaatttagtttattttgtaatagaGGTGAATTATGTCCTTGGACAAAATCTAAATCTGTTGTGGGCACTTGTGGGGGTTCACTGGGGAAAACCGaatatttgcaaatatattcGAGTGGAGACTCAAAGGAAAGCGCACTAAAATGGAATATTGACGAGAAAATTGCTGGTTGTTTTTTTTCGgggttaattttaatattttatgattatatcaaatacaatataataatagtaatacaaACCCCTACCCCGTTGTCGGCTTGATCCTGGGATAACATCACAATCCATGAATCTCCTGAAAGCACTTGCTAGAATAGTATCGGGCTTAGTTCCCGGCAATTCTCTCTTTGCATATAATCTACTAGCAACTGAAATCAGACTGTGTAAGAATTGCCATAAGTAAATTTTCTCGAATGGATTGTGAGGGTTGACAGCAAGCCATTCTTTGTTCTGGTGAAATATATTGTCAATATCAACCAGCGTCAAACCCCTTTCATGAACATTACAATCATAATATAACTGCCATAAAAATAATCGTATCAGAACAGGTGAAAAACCTATTTCGTTAGTATTACATATGGTTGCAtacttgtaataaatgtttaataagtcGGTTTCGTAACACCTCAAAGCCTTTCGTAAAGAACTCTCTTCAAACTTAATCATGCCGTCAAACTGTTCCGATCCAACTTCTTCCACATTTTCATCTTTCCGAAGAACTAAGGACATATCCCATTCTACATTCCTGTTATTATctatatattcatttattatattcGTCCTTATTTCGGCTTGcttgtcaatatttttaagcGCCTGGTCTATGTGATAAATAAGACCTACAGTTCTGTCGCATATTTGAAAGTTATATGGTTCTAAATTAGAAAAACGTTTCAAATCTAGAGATCGAACATCGCATCCAGCTATTTGTGGGCCTAAATTATCATCATGAAAGAGCGCCTTATCTTGTAGAATAAGGCCATTATTTGTAACAAATGTTCCAACTCCAtgctttttattattcttgaatTCTCCTCTATAATGTGATCCCAGGCCTAGTCCCAGGTTCAATACGCCATATCCGTGGCGCTGGCCTTTTTCCCACGCGCCTCTAAACGCATTAATAGAAGGAAGTGCCATGGTATTATTATAACACGCATCCCAAATGTATATACCATATCCAGACATGACTCCGTTTTTCCAATCGCCGCGATACaactaaaatgaaaagaaatgcGTTTTCAAATCTTTCCTTGCTTTGTCTGTAGAAGTCCATTGCTTTCTTTATAAATAGGAAAACTCTACTTACGTCGTGGTTTGGCCAAATCATTAATCCTTTACCGTTTCTAACGTTTCTTTCCCATTCTCCTTTGTATCCGCTCCAATCGCAATATTCGCGTGAACCGTATCCAAACCTTTCATtctatgaaataaatgaaatatattttagaccATCAAATATTTGCAGTCACCCAATATCTGTCCCATTAACTGCCTCTTTGAACAGTATAGATGGCTTTGACCCacaatactgaaaaaaaaaatgggcaAGTGATACATACATAAATCCAATGTCCATCGTAAGAGTTCTTAAAAGTCTTCGAGTAGTATATAACTCCTTCTCCGTGTTTTGTTCCACAATGCCACTCACCGGCATAGGACCGTTGCGTTCGCGAGTCCACGTAAAGTCCTTTTCCGTGTCGGAGGTTACCCGCAAAATCACCCTCGTACCAAGTATCATCTTTCCAGTGAATGAAGCCTTTACCACGCATCTCATTATCATTGAAGTTACCCTAGGATAAATTTCAGTTTAGGTGCTTTTGTACCAATTACAGCCTATAGCCTATACATATCCCACTACTAATCATAGGTCCCTTCCCTATCACCAAACACACTCACTGAGGGTTGGAGAttacagattccaatatttgaaatccaggttacccttcgatatttttttcaccgTTTGTCAGCTGTGTCAAGAATATCTAAGATAATACATAAACTTAcacatcaaacaaacaatcacacCAGTGCGCCTCCTGCATAAAAATCGATACCTAGAACTTTCTGTTTTTGATTTGTCATTAATACGCATATCATTACCTGCTTAGGTACTTAATGCTGTGATATCTAAAATTCATAAGGATACCATAAATACCCCTGTGTCAGTAATGGAACTCAGTATAGGTGTAGCATACGTAGCACTTACTAAGTAAA from Trichoplusia ni isolate ovarian cell line Hi5 chromosome 4, tn1, whole genome shotgun sequence includes the following:
- the LOC113493462 gene encoding radial spoke head 10 homolog B-like isoform X2; its protein translation is MFYVDSQRTVTRRDSSLIVSKKHQGPDVDFDNWSATQAQSTQPLNSESSASLAPRPRGSVQKELITMMFESMLDSIVDSWEVIPLKGDDSTPTIDFGKTGSDLTFNSKKKKSNAKSSRSRQGRSRLDMDPNQADSSQTCWWSAPDEKAIIRFKNGNLYEGNISMKCMHGDGRYQWADGTVYLGNFNDNEMRGKGFIHWKDDTWYEGDFAGNLRHGKGLYVDSRTQRSYAGEWHCGTKHGEGVIYYSKTFKNSYDGHWIYNERFGYGSREYCDWSGYKGEWERNVRNGKGLMIWPNHDLYRGDWKNGVMSGYGIYIWDACYNNTMALPSINAFRGAWEKGQRHGYGVLNLGLGLGSHYRGEFKNNKKHGVGTFVTNNGLILQDKALFHDDNLGPQIAGCDVRSLDLKRFSNLEPYNFQICDRTVGLIYHIDQALKNIDKQAEIRTNIINEYIDNNRNVEWDMSLVLRKDENVEEVGSEQFDGMIKFEESSLRKALRCYETDLLNIYYKYATICNTNEIGFSPVLIRLFLWQLYYDCNVHERGLTLVDIDNIFHQNKEWLAVNPHNPFEKIYLWQFLHSLISVASRLYAKRELPGTKPDTILASAFRRFMDCDVIPGSSRQRGRLVNGFGQYIPLTATYELYRALGEPHTVRRFLRAVRRSPHFVGRPAPNLVEPLDGTAPVGRNLYIFGDELTFAVDDNELPEILEEKEHQDLKLFNFGNLSSKTIIRIFSQIFPQLSESDKIMNLNIELTFFEFFEGFVACAEESIRVKDEELKWREKFLASNETSVPHSAPATPGHVPKEKTKEHKEAKEAK
- the LOC113493462 gene encoding radial spoke head 10 homolog B-like isoform X1, with product MFYVDSQRTVTRRDSSLIVSKKHQGPDVDFDNWSATQAQSTQPLNSESSASLAPRPRGSVQKELITMMFESMLDSIVDSWEVIPLKGDDSTPTIDFGKTGSDLTFNSKKKKSNAKSSRSRQGRSRLDMDPNQADSSQTCWWSAPDEKAIIRFKNGNLYEGNISMKCMHGDGRYQWADGTVYLGNFNDNEMRGKGFIHWKDDTWYEGDFAGNLRHGKGLYVDSRTQRSYAGEWHCGTKHGEGVIYYSKTFKNSYDGHWIYNERFGYGSREYCDWSGYKGEWERNVRNGKGLMIWPNHDLYRGDWKNGVMSGYGIYIWDACYNNTMALPSINAFRGAWEKGQRHGYGVLNLGLGLGSHYRGEFKNNKKHGVGTFVTNNGLILQDKALFHDDNLGPQIAGCDVRSLDLKRFSNLEPYNFQICDRTVGLIYHIDQALKNIDKQAEIRTNIINEYIDNNRNVEWDMSLVLRKDENVEEVGSEQFDGMIKFEESSLRKALRCYETDLLNIYYKYATICNTNEIGFSPVLIRLFLWQLYYDCNVHERGLTLVDIDNIFHQNKEWLAVNPHNPFEKIYLWQFLHSLISVASRLYAKRELPGTKPDTILASAFRRFMDCDVIPGSSRQRGRGRLVNGFGQYIPLTATYELYRALGEPHTVRRFLRAVRRSPHFVGRPAPNLVEPLDGTAPVGRNLYIFGDELTFAVDDNELPEILEEKEHQDLKLFNFGNLSSKTIIRIFSQIFPQLSESDKIMNLNIELTFFEFFEGFVACAEESIRVKDEELKWREKFLASNETSVPHSAPATPGHVPKEKTKEHKEAKEAK